One stretch of Dissulfurimicrobium hydrothermale DNA includes these proteins:
- a CDS encoding glycosyltransferase family 2 protein: MENKNNPKIAVVIPCYNEEKNIEACYNSLVNILNQTNCKYDLIFVNDGSKDNTLEKLINLHKSDSNVKIIDFSRNFGKEIALSAGLDYVDADTDAVIPFDADLQHPPEVILQMLEKYKEGYDIVNAVRSKRDGETFLKKITSKLFYKIINKLTDIEIPKDVGDFRLISRDALEAIKGIRERKRFMKGIFAWVGFKTASVYYERAPRHSGKTKWNYIKLIDLAIEGITSFSAAPLRLASLLGLLVSFVAFLYAVWIIIAKLAFGNPVKGYPSMMVAILFLGGVQLITIGIIGEYIGRIYEEVKQRPLYIVKKVYDRSGSE, encoded by the coding sequence ATGGAAAACAAAAATAATCCAAAAATTGCTGTAGTTATACCCTGTTACAATGAAGAAAAAAATATTGAAGCTTGCTATAATAGCTTAGTAAATATTCTAAATCAGACAAATTGTAAATATGATTTAATCTTTGTTAACGATGGCTCCAAAGATAATACCTTAGAAAAACTTATAAATCTACACAAATCTGATTCTAATGTAAAAATAATAGACTTTTCTAGAAACTTTGGCAAAGAGATAGCTTTAAGCGCAGGGCTTGACTATGTAGATGCAGATACAGATGCTGTTATTCCTTTTGATGCCGATCTACAACATCCCCCAGAAGTTATTTTGCAGATGCTTGAAAAGTATAAAGAAGGTTACGACATAGTAAACGCTGTCAGGAGTAAAAGAGACGGTGAAACGTTTTTAAAGAAGATTACATCAAAATTATTTTATAAGATTATAAACAAGCTTACGGATATTGAGATACCAAAAGATGTAGGAGATTTCAGACTAATCTCAAGAGATGCTCTGGAAGCTATTAAGGGTATCAGGGAAAGAAAGCGTTTTATGAAGGGTATATTTGCATGGGTAGGATTTAAAACTGCTTCTGTATATTACGAAAGAGCCCCAAGACATTCTGGAAAGACAAAATGGAATTACATAAAATTAATAGATTTAGCAATTGAAGGTATTACTTCATTTTCAGCAGCACCCTTGAGGCTAGCCTCTTTACTTGGTCTTTTGGTTTCTTTTGTGGCTTTTTTATATGCAGTTTGGATAATTATAGCTAAATTAGCTTTTGGAAATCCGGTTAAAGGCTATCCTTCAATGATGGTAGCTATTTTGTTTCTTGGCGGAGTGCAGCTTATAACTATTGGAATAATTGGAGAATACATTGGACGAATATATGAAGAAGTAAAACAAAGGCCGCTTTATATAGTAAAAAAAGTTTATGATAGGAGTGGTAGTGAATAA
- a CDS encoding IS3 family transposase (programmed frameshift), with the protein MSRLHRNHDAVFKARVALEAVKQEKTIAQLSSEYGVHANQIGQWKKHLIEGLPTLFSDKRKKSEEEGEGLKDELYRQIGQLSVELEWLKKKSRLLSLNEKRGMIEPGHSMIPVCRQCDLLDLSRASYYYEAREEDRYNLELMRLIDEQFTETPFYGIARMTAWLRKEGHGINGKRTRRLMRLMGLEAIYPKPRLSVSDQEHKKYPYLLRGLTIIRPDQVWSADITYIRLRHGFIYLVAVIDWYSRYVLSWEISTGLDKEFCMNALDLALKIALPEIFNTDQGVQFTSMDFTSRLESLGVRVSMDGRGRALDNVFVERLWRSVKYEEVYLNDYQDVRAARDGLRRYFDFYNNERLHQSLGYATPAEVYKKGLPLKQRQAA; encoded by the exons ATGAGCAGGTTGCACAGGAATCACGATGCGGTTTTTAAGGCCAGGGTAGCGCTTGAAGCGGTCAAACAGGAAAAAACCATCGCCCAGCTTTCAAGTGAATATGGGGTACACGCAAATCAGATAGGACAATGGAAGAAGCATCTTATCGAGGGACTCCCTACGCTTTTTTCTGATAAGAGGAAAAAATCCGAGGAAGAGGGAGAGGGGCTTAAAGACGAGCTTTACCGGCAGATAGGGCAGCTCAGTGTGGAATTGGAGTGGCTTAAAAAAAAGTCTCGACTGCTCAGTT TAAACGAGAAGCGGGGCATGATAGAGCCGGGGCATTCCATGATACCTGTATGTCGCCAATGTGATTTGCTTGATCTATCAAGGGCGTCTTACTATTACGAGGCGAGGGAAGAAGACAGATATAACCTTGAGCTTATGAGGCTTATAGACGAGCAGTTTACAGAGACGCCGTTTTATGGGATAGCGAGGATGACGGCGTGGTTAAGGAAAGAGGGCCATGGAATAAATGGGAAGCGGACACGGCGTTTAATGCGGCTCATGGGCCTTGAGGCTATATACCCCAAGCCTCGGTTAAGTGTCAGCGATCAGGAGCATAAGAAATATCCCTATCTTTTGAGGGGGTTAACGATTATCCGTCCTGATCAGGTATGGAGCGCGGATATAACATACATAAGGCTTAGACATGGTTTTATTTATCTGGTGGCTGTTATTGACTGGTACAGCCGGTATGTCCTGAGTTGGGAGATATCGACTGGGCTGGACAAGGAGTTTTGCATGAACGCCCTTGATCTGGCCCTTAAGATAGCCTTGCCTGAGATATTCAATACGGATCAGGGTGTCCAGTTTACAAGCATGGATTTTACCTCACGCCTTGAATCATTGGGGGTACGGGTCAGCATGGATGGCCGGGGCAGGGCGTTGGACAATGTATTTGTTGAGCGTCTCTGGAGGAGTGTTAAATATGAGGAGGTTTATCTTAACGACTATCAGGACGTAAGGGCTGCCAGGGATGGCTTAAGACGGTATTTCGATTTTTATAATAATGAACGGCTCCATCAATCCCTCGGTTATGCAACACCGGCTGAGGTTTATAAAAAGGGGCTGCCTTTAAAACAAAGACAGGCTGCCTGA
- a CDS encoding GtrA family protein: MTYIKTIRNQVVKFQIFYKYLIVSIINTIVGYGIIFSLMYIGTSPEISNLIGYSIGICVSYVLNKIYTFQSKAHPKKEFPKFVASLLIAYGLNFLTLVFCVRAIHINAYVSQIISGAVYTLSGFLLAKYFAFRKERVL; encoded by the coding sequence ATGACATACATAAAAACTATCCGTAATCAGGTGGTAAAGTTCCAGATTTTTTACAAGTACTTAATTGTTAGCATAATAAATACTATCGTAGGCTATGGCATTATATTTTCTCTAATGTATATAGGCACATCTCCAGAAATCAGCAATCTAATTGGCTACTCTATAGGCATATGCGTATCCTATGTGCTTAATAAAATTTATACATTTCAAAGCAAAGCCCATCCCAAAAAAGAATTTCCAAAATTTGTTGCTTCACTTTTGATTGCTTATGGTCTAAATTTTTTAACTTTGGTTTTTTGTGTTAGAGCAATTCATATTAATGCCTATGTCTCGCAAATTATAAGCGGTGCGGTTTATACTTTAAGCGGCTTTTTGCTTGCAAAGTATTTCGCTTTTAGAAAGGAGAGAGTTTTGTGA
- a CDS encoding class I SAM-dependent methyltransferase, whose amino-acid sequence MNNQKKNGDLIKISGDYHYKASLSKNKIKKFWYYSKKTAIKRFLPPQTGDNVLDVGCGSGVITNFLSELGASAIGIDGNIEAINFAKSKFENSRCRFIYGLVDDDYKFDLLFNKIYCLELIEHIYYNQGLKMLRNFYRILKPGGKVFLTTPNYRSAWPLIEYLMDKFHLSNPLDKYQHVEHYDRNKLKKIIEEAGFQVNHIKTNCLIAPWLAPFTWGGALMVDNLESKLPYGGSILVAVFEKESK is encoded by the coding sequence GTGAATAATCAAAAGAAAAATGGCGATCTAATAAAAATAAGTGGCGACTATCACTATAAAGCATCACTATCAAAAAATAAAATCAAAAAATTTTGGTATTATTCAAAAAAGACAGCCATAAAGAGATTTTTGCCTCCTCAAACAGGAGACAATGTCTTAGATGTTGGATGCGGTTCAGGCGTTATAACAAATTTTTTATCAGAATTAGGAGCATCTGCCATTGGCATTGATGGCAATATAGAAGCCATTAACTTTGCTAAATCTAAATTCGAAAATAGTAGATGTCGTTTTATTTACGGGTTAGTAGATGATGATTACAAATTTGATTTATTGTTTAACAAGATATACTGTTTAGAATTAATCGAACACATATATTATAATCAAGGTCTTAAGATGTTAAGAAATTTTTATAGAATTTTAAAACCTGGTGGGAAAGTTTTTCTTACTACACCTAATTATCGAAGCGCATGGCCATTGATAGAGTATTTGATGGATAAATTTCACCTTTCTAATCCACTGGATAAATATCAACATGTAGAACACTATGACAGAAATAAATTAAAAAAGATAATTGAAGAAGCTGGATTTCAAGTAAATCATATAAAAACTAATTGTTTAATAGCTCCTTGGTTGGCACCATTTACGTGGGGGGGGGCTTTAATGGTTGATAATTTAGAATCAAAGTTACCATACGGTGGCTCTATTTTAGTTGCTGTCTTCGAAAAAGAGAGTAAATGA